The genomic interval CCAAGCGCCGATTCCAGCCGGTTGGGATAGCCGAGATTGAAGGAGACGTAATATTGCGAATTGGGGTTCAGCATGCCTGCGGAGACATGATAAAATCCTTCCGGCGCCTGCCGGTCGCCCGTCTTCGTCTTCGGGCCAAGTTTTCCGGACCAGCGGCACATGGGATAGGTCTTGAGCAGCGCATAATTACCGGTCTTGTCGATCTTCCAGACCTCAAGCTCGCTTTCCTGCTTGAAAATGCGAACGAGAACCGGGCTTTCCGGGCGCATGCTCTTGGCAGACATCTGCGCCATCATCTTGGATGACAGCTTCGGCGGGTCCTTTTTGACGCTGTCGAGACCCATGGAGGTGCACGCGGCGAGACCGCTGCCGATCGCGACGACCGCAGCTATTCTCATTCCCGCTTTTACCCTGCGCCGCAGCCCCGCACTTGCGAAGTTCAGCAATGCATTCATACCCATGGATCGTTCTGCCCGCCCGATTTGCCCGCCTTTGTGGCAGAGGCTTAACTAGCGAAGGTGGCCATATGGCGGCAACCTCCCGCAAGGACAAAGTCTCGTGAACAGACGTTACCCATTCGTTAATCATACGCACACAAGCCTGTGATGGAACTGCCGCTACCGAAGAAGCCCCTGCCCGCCATCGATCCATACCGGCGTTCCGGTGATATGGCGCGACTGGTCCGATGCCAGAAAACCGATCAATGCAGCAACATCCTCGCTCGTCCCTGCAACCCCGCCGGTGACCGGAATGTCACCCGCCGGGAAGCGGACTGGCACTTCGGTCCTGTCGCGCCCGCGTATGTCGGTATTTTCGTCAATCGCCGTTTCAATTTCGCCCGGACACACCGCGTTGACACGGATGCGATGACGCCCGAGCTCCAGCGCCAGTTGCTGGGCCATGGCAAGCTGCCCGGCCTTCGTCACCGAATAGGCGGTAGCGCCCGGCGAGTTGAAAGTGCGTGTGCCGTTGATGGAAGAGACGATGATGATGGAGCCGCCACCTGCCGCCTTCAGATGCGGCACACTGGCATGGATAGTGAGATAGGTGCCTCGCAGGTTGATGCGGATCGTATCGTCCCACTCCGAAGGCGTCAGCTCGTCAATCGGCGCCCAGACGCCGTTGACGCCCGCATTGGCCACCACGACATCCAGACGGCCGAAAGCATCCGCAAGCTCTGCAACGGAGTGTCGCATCACTGCCTCCTCCGCGACATCGGCGACGAGGACCTTAGAAGCGCCGGATAAGGCGGAAATCTCATTTTTCACCGCCTGCAATTCAGCTTCGGTACGGCCGAGAAGGCCTACGGAAAAGCCTTCCGCAGCCAGATGAAGGGCAGCAGCCCGGCCAATGCCGGAGCCAGCGCCGGTTACGAGGGCGACTTTACCAGTGGCCAAGGTCACAGCCCTCCTTTTCTAGACGCGATCGAGGTGACCGTTGCCGAGACGGGGTCGCTCGCCGGAAAACTGTCTTCCAGCCCCTCTTCCAGTTCCTCTTCAAGAATGTCACGATCCTTCGATGTGCGGGCGCTCGCCTGACCGTGCGGGACTTCATCCTGCGCCGTGCCGAGAGCTGAAAACTGCGACGGCGCATCGGCGCCTTGACGCGTTCCGAATGCCGTCAGCTGAACCATCACCGCGCTCGCGCGTTTGATGGCCTCCGCATCGTCAATGCCATCAAGACCGTCGGCAAGGCGGACCGAGACCTGATCGCCGTCGCTGCCGACAAATTCCACGGAAATCACTCCGTTATCCCGTTTTACATAGGTCGTAGAAAGTTGCATGACATGCCCTCCGATTTGAAAAAGCATCGGCGTAATCCGATGCGACAACACACTGAAACCTGAATTCACAACGATGGCAGAGCAGAAGGGGTTCCAGATGGATCAGGCCTTGGGCCCGGAAATGCAGGAGCGCTTCTTTCAGCGCGATCCCGTTGACGTTGCCCGCGCCCTCATCGGCGTGGAATTCCGCGTTGGCAATACCGGCGGCATCATCGTGGAAACCGAAGCCTATCATCC from Agrobacterium tumefaciens carries:
- a CDS encoding SDR family oxidoreductase — its product is MTLATGKVALVTGAGSGIGRAAALHLAAEGFSVGLLGRTEAELQAVKNEISALSGASKVLVADVAEEAVMRHSVAELADAFGRLDVVVANAGVNGVWAPIDELTPSEWDDTIRINLRGTYLTIHASVPHLKAAGGGSIIIVSSINGTRTFNSPGATAYSVTKAGQLAMAQQLALELGRHRIRVNAVCPGEIETAIDENTDIRGRDRTEVPVRFPAGDIPVTGGVAGTSEDVAALIGFLASDQSRHITGTPVWIDGGQGLLR